The following proteins are co-located in the Leptospira weilii genome:
- a CDS encoding sensor domain-containing diguanylate cyclase codes for MISKENDPLMIEYLEKKIYDQKQLLEISKALNSTLDYKYLMDAILNICLAQLQTLQAAIYVSPEADSDFFELDPGYKGFDLSENEKSFRIKTSAALIQFLETRMKAMTVNQIEESMGRAVNEVDFLRGIGADLIIPLNAKGKVNGLLVLGEKMTMSEVQEEDKDFLTTLSTLAGIAVENSRLYELATVDMMTGLKVHHYFQTKLKEEMERCRKKKSHLTLLFTDVDNFKKFNDTHGHQAGDQVLTEVAKQLIRKAGKYDIPARYGGEEFCLIMPGADLERGYEMGEKIRKAVEASSVKNPNGGPDLKVTLSVGVSEFWPKDKNNRDLIERADKALYMAKHSGKNKTVCYKEE; via the coding sequence TTGATCAGTAAAGAAAACGATCCCCTGATGATAGAATATCTGGAAAAGAAAATCTATGATCAAAAACAATTATTAGAAATCAGCAAAGCTCTAAATTCCACTTTAGATTATAAATATCTAATGGATGCGATCTTAAATATCTGTCTCGCTCAGCTTCAAACACTGCAAGCGGCGATTTACGTCAGCCCGGAAGCGGATTCTGACTTTTTCGAATTGGATCCGGGTTATAAAGGTTTCGATCTTTCCGAAAACGAAAAATCTTTCCGGATCAAAACGAGCGCCGCGCTTATCCAATTTCTCGAAACGAGAATGAAGGCAATGACCGTAAATCAAATCGAAGAAAGTATGGGAAGGGCTGTGAACGAAGTCGATTTCTTAAGAGGAATCGGAGCCGATCTTATCATTCCGTTGAACGCGAAAGGAAAGGTGAATGGGCTTTTGGTTTTGGGCGAAAAGATGACCATGAGTGAGGTTCAGGAGGAGGACAAAGATTTCTTAACGACTCTTTCTACTCTCGCCGGAATTGCAGTGGAGAACTCCAGGCTCTACGAACTTGCCACCGTGGACATGATGACCGGACTTAAAGTGCATCACTATTTCCAAACAAAACTCAAAGAAGAGATGGAACGTTGCAGAAAGAAAAAATCCCATCTTACTCTTTTGTTCACGGACGTGGATAATTTTAAGAAATTTAACGATACTCACGGTCACCAGGCGGGAGATCAGGTTTTGACCGAAGTGGCAAAACAGTTGATACGTAAAGCGGGCAAATACGATATTCCTGCACGTTATGGAGGGGAGGAATTTTGTCTTATAATGCCCGGGGCTGATCTAGAAAGAGGTTATGAAATGGGAGAAAAGATCCGTAAAGCCGTGGAGGCAAGTTCGGTCAAAAACCCAAACGGCGGACCGGACTTGAAGGTTACTCTTTCTGTCGGCGTATCGGAGTTTTGGCCGAAGGAC